From a region of the Microcebus murinus isolate Inina chromosome 23, M.murinus_Inina_mat1.0, whole genome shotgun sequence genome:
- the RGS16 gene encoding regulator of G-protein signaling 16 isoform X2, with the protein MCRTLAAFPTTCLERAKEFKTRLGIFLHKSEVGSDTGSVGKLEWGSKHSKAGNFSEDVLGWKESFDLLLSSKNGVAAFHAFLKTEFSEENLEFWLACEEFKKIRSATKLASRAQRIFEEFICSEAPKEVNIDHETRELTRSNLQAATAACFDVAQGKTRTLMEKDSYPRFLKSPAYRDLAAQASAAPASLSGSSLAEPSHT; encoded by the exons ATGTGCCGCACGCTGGCCGCcttccccaccacctgcctggaGAG AGCCAAAGAGTTCAAGACACGCCTGGGCATCTTTCTCCACAAATCAGAGGTGGGCTCTGATACTGGGAGTGTTGGCAAGTTGGAGTGGGGCAGCAAACACAGCAAAGCCGG aaattttTCAGAAGATGTGCTGGGGTGGAAAGAGTCGTTCGACCTGCTGCTGAGCAGTAAAA ATGGGGTGGCTGCCTTCCACGCTTTCCTGAAGACAGAGTTCAGCGaggagaacctggagttctggcTGGCCTGTGAGGAGTTCAAGAAGATCCGATCGGCCACCAAGCTGGCCTCCAGGGCTCAGCGGATCTTTGAGGAGTTCATTTGCAGCGAAGCCCCTAAAGAG GTGAACATAGACCATGAGACCCGGGAGCTGACGAGGAGCAACCTGCAGGCTGCCACAGCCGCGTGCTTCGACGTGGCTCAGGGGAAAACACGCACCCTAATGGAGAAGGACTCCTACCCACGCTTCCTGAAGTCCCCTGCGTACCGGGACCTGGCTGCCCAAGCCTCGGCTGCCCCCGCCTCGCTGTCTGGCAGCAGCCTGGCTGAGCCCTCACACACCTGA
- the RGS16 gene encoding regulator of G-protein signaling 16 isoform X1 — protein MCRTLAAFPTTCLERAKEFKTRLGIFLHKSEVGSDTGSVGKLEWGSKHSKAGRNFSEDVLGWKESFDLLLSSKNGVAAFHAFLKTEFSEENLEFWLACEEFKKIRSATKLASRAQRIFEEFICSEAPKEVNIDHETRELTRSNLQAATAACFDVAQGKTRTLMEKDSYPRFLKSPAYRDLAAQASAAPASLSGSSLAEPSHT, from the exons ATGTGCCGCACGCTGGCCGCcttccccaccacctgcctggaGAG AGCCAAAGAGTTCAAGACACGCCTGGGCATCTTTCTCCACAAATCAGAGGTGGGCTCTGATACTGGGAGTGTTGGCAAGTTGGAGTGGGGCAGCAAACACAGCAAAGCCGG tagaaattttTCAGAAGATGTGCTGGGGTGGAAAGAGTCGTTCGACCTGCTGCTGAGCAGTAAAA ATGGGGTGGCTGCCTTCCACGCTTTCCTGAAGACAGAGTTCAGCGaggagaacctggagttctggcTGGCCTGTGAGGAGTTCAAGAAGATCCGATCGGCCACCAAGCTGGCCTCCAGGGCTCAGCGGATCTTTGAGGAGTTCATTTGCAGCGAAGCCCCTAAAGAG GTGAACATAGACCATGAGACCCGGGAGCTGACGAGGAGCAACCTGCAGGCTGCCACAGCCGCGTGCTTCGACGTGGCTCAGGGGAAAACACGCACCCTAATGGAGAAGGACTCCTACCCACGCTTCCTGAAGTCCCCTGCGTACCGGGACCTGGCTGCCCAAGCCTCGGCTGCCCCCGCCTCGCTGTCTGGCAGCAGCCTGGCTGAGCCCTCACACACCTGA